The region TCCTCGCGGAGACGAAGAAGGGCCGCCAGGTCGTCAACCTGAAGGGCGATGCCAAGGTGCAGGTGGTCCGCGAAATCGCCGAGGAGCACGATCACATCGCGGTGGTCGGCGACAACCGCAAGCTGGTCGTCTTCAGCCTCGAAGAGCTGCCGATGCTAGCGCGCGGGCAGGGCGTGACGCTGCAACGCTATCGCGACGGCGGGCTGTCGGATGCGACGACCTTCAAGCTGGAGGACGGCCTCAGCTGGACGATGGGCGGGAAGGGCGACCGTACCCGTACGGAGAACGAGATCTGGCAGTGGAAGGTCGCACGCGGTGCTGCCGGACGCCTGCCGCCGCAGGGTTTTCCGCGCGACAATACATTCGACTGACCCGGCTCAGGATCGAGCAAAGAAAAAGGGCCGGAAGCGTCAACCGCTCCCGGCCCTTTTTTCTAAAACGCTTCGAGCTTACTCGGCAGCGTCTTCGCTCGCAGCTTCCGGAGCAGCGGTGGCGGCAGCCTGTGCAGCCAGTGCTTCTTCGATCTGCGCTTCGGTGAAGATCACGGCGAGTGCATCACCCTGCATGGTGAAGTTCTCGCGAACCAGTGCGAACGGGCCGTCTTCGCGGGCGACGACGACGTTGTCGCCTTCGACGCTCTCGACGACACCGAGGGTGACACCGCCACGGGTGACGACGGTCGCGCCGGCAACGAGAGCCGCATCGCGCTTGGCGTCCACTTCAGCCATCTGGCCGTCGATCATGGCGTTGAGCTGGTCCTTGGTGACCGTGATGGTCGGGCCGGCTTCGCTGGTGCCGAAGGCGGTGGTCGGCAGGGCAGCGACGTGCTTGCCGGTGTTCAGGCTGACGGTGCCGTTCTCGACCTTGTCGACGGTGCCGACCGGGTTGCCCTGCGGGCCGAGGACGGTTGCACCGGCGACGAGGCCGTTGTCCTGCGCTGCGAGCGGGCTGGCGAGAAGTGCGGCGGCGGCGCCGGCTGCGAAAATACGATTGATCATGTTCTGTCTCTCCGTCTTTCGGACGTTGTTTGTCATCCGCAGCGCACCCCCGGGCGCGACAGGCGAACTAGTATGAAGAGGCGGGATAGGATCACACGAGGGACCCATGGCGACCCGCAGGTCTCGACCCGAAGGGGCCGAATGGCGCGGTCAAATGCCAGCGCGAGGCTGGTCTGACAACCCCTGCCTTCTAGCCAATCAACGATGAAGGGGACCTGAAGGTTTCCGTCAGCTGCGTTTCTGCAGGAATTCCTGCAAGATAGCCTCGACCCGCTGGCGATCGGGAAAACCTTCCGCGATCCACCTGGCTTCGACCGCGCGCAGCGTCCTCGCGACCTCGGGACCGGTTGCGATTCCGCGCTGGACGATTTCGCCGCCCTTCATCGGCAGCTGCGGGATATCCCACCCTCGCAGCGGAGTCGTCGAAGCTCCCTGGAGCAGGAGCCGGTCGATCGCGCATTCGCGGCTCTCGGTGTAGGCGAGGGCGCGGGGATCGGCGACATCACCCTCGTTCCGCTCGGCAGCGCAGGTCAGGCGCTCGCGCTGCTGGCGTGAGAGGCGCAGGCGTGCGGCAACGGTCTCGGCCACCGGGCGAAGGGCAGGCAGCAGGGCGGCGAGGCGGCGGATCGGATCGGGCGCTTCGCTTTCGCGCCGCTCCGTCTCGATCGACGCCTTGAGCGCCTCCACACCCTTTTTGCAACACTCCGGCAGGACGACCGGGAGCACGCCGAGCCGGTGCATCCGGGCCACGGTCTCGCTCGGGTCGGGCAGGGAGAGCAGCGACAGCAGTTCCATAGCCACGCGCTCACGGCTCAAACCCTTGAGCGTTTCGGCCAGTTCGGCGCAGGCCGCTTCCGCCGTTTCGTCGAGCTCCGCGCCGAAGCGGGCCTGGAAGCGGAAGTAGCGCAGGATGCGTAGGTGATCTTCGCGAATGCGCTGGTGGGCATCACCGATGAAGCGCACGCGCCGTGCTGCAAGATCGTCGATCCCGCCGAAGTAGTCCTCGATCTCCAGTGTGTCGGGATGGGCGTAGAGAGCATTGATGGTGAAATCGCGCCGCGCGGCGTCGTCGCGCCATTCGCTCGCGAAAGCGACCGTCGCGCGGCGGCCATCGGTCGAAACATCTTTGCGCAGCGTCGTGACTTCGACCGGGCCGGTGGGCAGGATTGCAGTGATCGTGCCGTGGTCGATGCCGGTCGGGACGGTGCGGATGTCCGCCTCCTTGCAGCGCGCCATGACCTCGTCGGGCAGCAACGGCGTCGCCGCGTCGATATCCTTCACCTCGATATCGAGCAAAGTGTCGCGCACGGCCCCGCCGACCCAGCGGACGTTCTCGATCCCCAGCGCAGCGACGAGGCGCGCAAGGTCGTCGCGCCGGGTCCACGGGGCAGGAGGCAGGGTCTTGCTCATGCGCGCGCTATAGTCCGCCCCGGTCAGTCGAGCCAAGCCAGTCGGCGCGAGAGGTTGGAGATAATCGCGGCCGTAACGCCCCAGATGCGAAAGCCCTCGTAATGCATTTCGAGGTAGCGGCGCATGTCGCCCTTCCAGAAGACCTCGTTCTCGGTCCAGTTGTCGGGGTGCATCAGGAGGTCGAGCGGCGCTTCGAACCATGCCTCGACCTCGCGCGGGTTCGGGACAAGGGGAAGGTCGGGCGGCACGACGCCCAACACCGGCGTAATGTCGAAGCCGGTGCCTGTCTGGTAGCGATCGGTCGTGCCGATCAGCCGCACGTGGGTGCGGTGAAGCGCAAGTTCTTCCTCCGCCTCGCGCAGGGCGGCTTCGACGGCGTCCTCGCCCGGATCCTGCTTGCCGCCGGGGAAGGCGACCTGCCCGGGGTGGTCGCGCAGGTAGTCGGGACGCTTGGTCAGGATAACGCCGGGCCGCTCGCGCTCGGTAATCGCGATGAGGACAGCAGCCTCTGCCGTCCGGTCGAGGTCGGCAAAACGCGCATCGCTCATCAGGTCGGGGATGTCTTCCCGGTGCCCCTCGTCGAACAGGCGGGTCAGTCGGTTGAAGAGATCGCTCATGCCGGGAGGAGGGAGAATTCCGCGCCCTGGCTGCTGACGGTCCAGTCCTCGCCCTGCTGCAAGGCGATCTCGGCCAGCTGGGCGTAGGTCGAGCGATTGAGCCGGGCTTCGCAACCGCGCCGTACGCCGAGATAGATCGCGGGCGTTTCCTCGCTGCCTGCTGCCCGAAGCGGATGGTCCGCATCGGCGACAACCAACTCGTCGGTATTGAGGCGGAAAGCGAGGCCGCCGTCCCGCTCGACCACGTCGACAGCGATGAAGGCCGCATCCTCGACTTCGATCGACTGCTTCTCGAACGGCGTTACCAGCCAGTGTTGCCCGTCCTCGTCGCGCTTGAGCAGGCCGGAGAAAGCGCGGACCATCGCCTTGCGCGAAATCGGGCTGCCATCGTGATACCACGTGCCGTCCGCCGCGATGCGCATCAGGCTGTCGCCCGTGCTTTCGGGCGACCATTGCTCGACCGGCGGGAGTTTGCGCGCGGCAACCTGCTCGGCCACTTCGGCGAGCGTGAGGGAGGCCAGTTCGGGTGGTGGTTCGTACGGCATTGGGTTTCCGATGCCAGAACGCAGCTAGCTCGCCAAGGCTCCCGGCCAGGGGCCTAGCATGCCTTCCTCGGGCAGCACCGCCGGATTGTCGCACCTTACGAGCAGGCGCGCATGGTCGACCGGGCCGGGGCAGTGCCATTTGGCGGTCGGTTCGGCAGTGAAGCCGAAGAAGCGACCGTAATATTCCGGATCGCCGATCATGACCTGGGGCAGGGCGGGCGCATCGCTCGTCGCGCTGGCCGCGACCGCCTCTAGCGCGGCAATCATCAGCATCTTGCCGAAGCCTTCGTTCTGGCGCTCTGGCACGACCGCGACCGGGCCGACCATCAGCAGCGGCGAGTTCCGCCCCTCGGGATCGGTCAGGGCGACCGGCCAAAGCTGGATCGTGCCGACGAGATATTCGTCTTCGTCGAGCGCGGCGAAGCT is a window of Erythrobacter sp. HKB08 DNA encoding:
- a CDS encoding CCA tRNA nucleotidyltransferase, coding for MSKTLPPAPWTRRDDLARLVAALGIENVRWVGGAVRDTLLDIEVKDIDAATPLLPDEVMARCKEADIRTVPTGIDHGTITAILPTGPVEVTTLRKDVSTDGRRATVAFASEWRDDAARRDFTINALYAHPDTLEIEDYFGGIDDLAARRVRFIGDAHQRIREDHLRILRYFRFQARFGAELDETAEAACAELAETLKGLSRERVAMELLSLLSLPDPSETVARMHRLGVLPVVLPECCKKGVEALKASIETERRESEAPDPIRRLAALLPALRPVAETVAARLRLSRQQRERLTCAAERNEGDVADPRALAYTESRECAIDRLLLQGASTTPLRGWDIPQLPMKGGEIVQRGIATGPEVARTLRAVEARWIAEGFPDRQRVEAILQEFLQKRS
- a CDS encoding CoA pyrophosphatase encodes the protein MSDLFNRLTRLFDEGHREDIPDLMSDARFADLDRTAEAAVLIAITERERPGVILTKRPDYLRDHPGQVAFPGGKQDPGEDAVEAALREAEEELALHRTHVRLIGTTDRYQTGTGFDITPVLGVVPPDLPLVPNPREVEAWFEAPLDLLMHPDNWTENEVFWKGDMRRYLEMHYEGFRIWGVTAAIISNLSRRLAWLD
- a CDS encoding DUF1285 domain-containing protein, producing the protein MPYEPPPELASLTLAEVAEQVAARKLPPVEQWSPESTGDSLMRIAADGTWYHDGSPISRKAMVRAFSGLLKRDEDGQHWLVTPFEKQSIEVEDAAFIAVDVVERDGGLAFRLNTDELVVADADHPLRAAGSEETPAIYLGVRRGCEARLNRSTYAQLAEIALQQGEDWTVSSQGAEFSLLPA
- a CDS encoding GNAT family N-acetyltransferase, with protein sequence MATLVPLSAVDPEMIEQLLDRSFGEDRHARTAYRIREGVEWLDGLSFAALDEDEYLVGTIQLWPVALTDPEGRNSPLLMVGPVAVVPERQNEGFGKMLMIAALEAVAASATSDAPALPQVMIGDPEYYGRFFGFTAEPTAKWHCPGPVDHARLLVRCDNPAVLPEEGMLGPWPGALAS